Genomic DNA from Canis lupus dingo isolate Sandy chromosome 4, ASM325472v2, whole genome shotgun sequence:
AGGattgtgagggacacctgggtggcccagtgattgaGCATCCCATAtgcttcagctcgggtcatgatcccggggtcctgggatggagttccacatcagactccccacagagagcctgcttccccctctatgtctctgcctctctctcttgaataaacaaataaaatctttaaaaaataaaataaaataaaaaaataaaaggaggccTGTgaataacacatacacacacagacattatGTATGTGCCGTATATCTGTGGCATGTATATGACTTATTAATAGAAAAGGTCCCGCTCTGTGCGAGGTGTGACAGTCACAACAAAAAACTTAATCCTGGTCTTCAAGATTCTAGCTTAGGAGCCAAAACCAAAATATACGCTTCAAAGTGAactaattagggatccctgggtggcgcagcggtttggcgcctgcctttggcccagggcgggatcctggagacccgggatcgaatcccacgtcgggctcccggtgcatggagcctgcttctccctctgcctgtgtctctgcctctctctctctctctctctctctctctctctctgtgactatcataaataaataaataattaaaaaaaaaaacacaaagtgaaCTAATTAAatctatatgtatacatacagcTGACAGATCTATATCGCTGATACATATTTGTATGTCGGGGACGCAGTAATTTTTAGTGATGTGGCATTTCTGATGCTAATATTTACCTGTAGAAcccttacaggaaaaaaaaaaaaaaagccaacaccTGAGTACCCTCGACTTTAATGGCAGACCCAGCACCACAGCTAACCTCTGGGGGAAGAAGGTACAAGGGTCACACCGGCACAGCTCACGTTCTAACGGTGTGTGCAGCACAACATGCCTAAACGCTCCTTGCTACCACCTCTCTCGCTCTCTTCCCTTCGCCAACCTCCATGACAGAAAACTTACATTTGAAGGCCAACATCACAGGTGAAGATGAATTAacatccttcccttctcttctctggtTATGTGGGAAATTGTCGTGCTTCCTTTTCCTGAACCCTCCTGATCCTTACGTAGAGAAGGAGAAAACAGTTGGGTAGGGCTTTTGCACCAGAGCTGGCCCCTGCCTCGCTCTCACACCCGCGCCCAGGGGCCCTGGCCCGAGACGCTTGCTCGCTTGCTCGCTTGCTCCGCCGACTCACGCTTGCTCCGCCGACTCACGCAGCAGCAGCCCTGCCTTtttattccccccacccccaccccccaatcctAAGCTCACCTCACCCGGGGCCTCCACCAGTGGCTTTCCTGATCTGGCACAAGGTGGAGCAATGACcaaactaaaatcaaaaacacagctCGAGGATTTAAGAAATGGCCAGGTGTGCATAGGCCCGAGGTGGCCAGGAAATCTCcggggccgcccctcccccccaccccgcccccgagCCTGCATGGGGAGAGGGCAATCCCTCAAGCGGGAAGCGAAGTGGAAAATCCGACAAAAAGGAGGGAGATCCTCCCCCTTTGAATAAAGAACGCCCAGGGCCGCCGAGGACGCCACCTTCTTTGCTGCTCATGTCGTCACGGCCTACGGCGAGATGAGCGGAGACCCAAGGCCTGCGAGCCAGCGGGGTGCGTAAGGTGCTGGCCGAAGAGCCTGCCGAGGAGCCCTCCGCGGCCGGCCGACGTCGACGCACTGGCCGGAAGCGCACGCCCGCAGCCACTCACGCCTCTCCCTCCGTCCTCGCACACTTCCGGcctgcgccccggccccgccgccgcaggctccgccccgcgcgccccggggctCTCGCGCCCGCGCGCCGTCGTCCCGGCTGCCCTCTGCTGTGCCTGAAGACAAAGCGAACTCTACAGGCCTCACTGCGCTTCCATCAAAACGGATGATGGAAGCGAGGCCTGTGTGAAGATGGAAAAACGGCGGGAGGTgttcgtgattttttttttgtttttcctcaaggCACTTTGGGAACACCCCCGCGTTCCCTTCGCGTGGACCCAGCCTTCCGCGCGGGGAGTGATGGGGGTTGTAGTTCGCCCGCCGGAGTCAGCCCCTTGCTGCTCTCCCGACCTGGCTGTGAGGAGGGAGCGAGCCGTCCATCGCCTACGGGAGGGTCTTCTCAGGATCCAGGCCGAATCTTACGGAGCTGGGAGTTTAAACTTTCCATTCCTGGCTGTGGGGCCAGCAGGCAAAGTGATGGGGAGACACGAATCAGTGAGCAGGCGGCCTTGGCGTTCGGACGAAGGTAAAGCCCGCCCTCTGTGCTCCGCCCCGGGCCCTCGCCTGTCATCGCCTTCTGCACCGCGGCCTCCGCGCGCTCGCTGCGCTCGGCGTCCCCTGGCCCCGCGGGGCTGGGTGACCTCGAGGGCAGTTAGCCACtgtcctcagtttctttacctgtgaAACAGGGATGGAATACTACCTGCGTCATACGCTTAGTCGAGGGCCAAATGAGTTAATACTAAAGCTCATAGAAGAGTGTCCTTTCGCATAGTACCTGCTCGATTAAATGTTagctttcaggggcacctgggtggggcagcggttcagcgtctgtcttcggctcaggttgggatcccagagtcctgggatggaggcccgcATCCAgcttcccgcagggagctgcttctccctctgcctgtctctgcctctctccctgtgtctttcgtgaataaataaaatctttttttaaaaaagagaatattagcTTTCATACCCTTCTCCCAACCTCACGctccaaaaaagagagagaggttggTAATAACAGGCTAACAGGTGCGCACAACTAAGTTGTGAGCTTTTTATTTGGGGCAGGTACTGCCATATCTtattagattatatatttatatatatatatacatatatatatgattttatttattcgtgagagagagagagaggtgacctgagccaaaggcaggcgctcaaccactgagccacccaggtgtaggCCTTCCAACCTTTTATAACCTCCCACCCGCGCCTCCGGGATCCACAGCTCTTGTAAAGCCGCTATAAGTGTTTGTTCAAGAATGAGGTTCCCATCGCCAAGATGGGTAACGAAGTAGCAATCCAGCATCTTCTAGGTATAAACTCAGGGTAGGGCTTTGGCAGATTGGGTGGCGTAGGCCGAGTGGGGAAAACACAAGTATGTTTTATTACACTTTCTCTGAATATCTCCATGTTGTGGGCACGTGCTGCACACACAGTCCTTAATTCCTCCTAATACGAAAGAATAGTAAATGAAACGACTTGACTAGAGTATGGCCGAATTTTCAAGCCCAGGACAGGGGTGTGTGGTAGGAAGGTTTCCTGCTCTAGCTAATCTCTAGAGTCTCTCCCCACTCTGAAGCAAGAAGGTACCTCCTGTCCATACCTTTGCAGCTCTTGGACTACATGAATTAATCAACCAAATTCCTTGCAGATAAAATAGGCTGCTCATGACTCTTGCTTTGTAGATTTGGGGCAAATTAATTCTGAGTTTGTAGGAGATCTGACCCTGGTGATGTTCACCAGTATCTCCCCTTTTTTAATGAGAGAATAATTGaccatggaggaaaaaaaaaaaaaaaccttctgctATAAATATAGTAATTTAGATGTGACTCCCTTCGATATAAGGAAGCCAATAACTTATGAACATTTTTAgagtcaatatttatttagcacagtCTTAGAAGAAGagtattttttcctaattctacTGGAATAGCAGCTCTGAAGACCTCAACTACCCAAAATTTAGATCAgccatgtttattttctttccccagcCATCACTCCTGTTCAGCTGTTTAACTACAGCTATGTTGCTTGAACAGTTTTTCAGGCTTCCCATAATTGTTACAATTAGAATGCAAAGTTTCATAACTTGTAATGACTTCTCAAAGTACTGAAAGGTGAATCCCGGGAACACTTCTCCAGAACTTATTTGCATATGCAGTTTCACCAGGTGTCCCATCTGTAACTGCTCCTTTGTCAGGAAATACCACCTCTGGTAACCTGCAGAAGTCATCTCCACGTTGTCTCTTTGTTTGTTGCTTCATATGCATACACAGAGTTTTACTATTTGGCAAAACATATTTTCGTTTGTTTTTAAGGGAAAGCTACCACCCAAGTTGGGAAGCGGAAGGTAAACATTTTCGGTGAGACTTTACTTCTCCCTTACTAGCCAATTCTCAAACCTTTGTTGTTCCTCCTCATCTCCCCAAACTCAACAATCAATTGCTCAAAAGACTTCCTCTCTGTTACACTTAGTCTCATGTTGATCTCATTCGGATGATTTTAAATGTCGTTAGTAATCTAATAAAACCCCACATTATGCTTCTGCTCCAAAAAATTCATATCCAGTCCAAACCCATATCCCAGTACCTTATTCACCTATTTCTTGAGTGTTTAATATTTATCTCAAAATTAACATATCCAAAATTGAACACACCAGTCCCCCAAAACCCATCTCTTCAGCATTATTCCCTATTTAAGTTCATGTAAATAATCTTTTTCCAATTGATCAGACTAAAAAACTAGAGTCATCGTTAACTCCTCCCTCTTTCACATTCTACATCCTATTTACTCTGGACTGAACTGCATCCCCCAAAATTACTATGTGGAAGCCCTAACACTCAATGTGACTATCTTTGGATATAGGGCTTTTAGGAGATAAGTGAGATTAAGTAAGGTCATGTGGTGGGGTACTAATCTGGTAGGACTGGTGGTGGCCTtacaaaaagagggagagaacaatCTCTTTCCCCATATGCATTCATCAAGGAAAAGCCATATGAGGATACCGCCAGacaccatctgcaagccaggaagagaggactAGAACCTACCGTCTTAGAAcactgatcttagacttccattCCCCAgagtgtgaaaaaataaatttctgttgtttaagcaacCCAGGTTATGGTACTTTTCTTATGACACCCCAAGCAGACTATGCCACTATTCATTACCAAATCCTATTTGTTCTACCTTCACCATATACTTAGATTACAACCAGTCTCTCCAAATTCTACTATCTTCCGCTTACCCAAGCTACCATCATCTCTCATCTGAAATACTCCAATAATCTCCTAACTGAATATAGATGTCAGTCCTTCTCATCAAGAAGTGGAGTCAGTTTTCTCTCCCCTTAAAGTTGATTTAGCCTTTGGCTTGTTTTTACTAACAGAATGTGGAGGAAGCAGTGTTGCATCAATTGCGAGCCTAGACCTTAAAAGACCCAACAGCTTCCCTTTTAGCTCTCTCGGAACCATTAGCCACGGTGTAAGATGTCTGACTATTCTATTGGAGAGAGAGGCCTGACCAACCCATGTTCCTTACAACCAACCCAGCTGAGCTGCCAGCCACGTGAGTGACTCTACCTTGACATTGCAGTCCCAGCTGAACTCCTTTCTGAATGCAACAGAATGATGACACCAGCCATCACCTCCATGGAGCAAAAGAACCAGCCATACAAACCACAAAATCATGAGAAACAATCAGTCATTTTAAATCCCTTTAGTTTCAGGGT
This window encodes:
- the LOC125754941 gene encoding uncharacterized protein LOC125754941; the encoded protein is MEKRREVFVIFFLFFLKALWEHPRVPFAWTQPSARGVMGVVVRPPESAPCCSPDLAVRRERAVHRLREGLLRIQAESYGAGSLNFPFLAVGPAGKVMGRHESVSRRPWRSDEGDYILKKSQCPGPVYLPLGDFKIIEEMSLRAEKPRYQEATVCNPVFCHHTGNSWLVRHLLLSHSNTLLCWEETIFLEFDIPIPVFRVGMGAGVSI